In a genomic window of Acropora muricata isolate sample 2 chromosome 2, ASM3666990v1, whole genome shotgun sequence:
- the LOC136906794 gene encoding perlucin-like protein, whose translation MKFLFVVILLVCTNLLFSQRGNAITGPQGCGTTSKSEAVNIHVHCSAQEESADKSSAEVQEPACSTGWVQHGKSCYIVIDIPTAEWGAARRNCLKLGGDLAKITSNDENQFLYNLIGNQTYTPAFGVWLGLHRKADDKFYWTDDTLPAVYNKWSSGEPNNPSTERCGHLYGKSSSGKQHWNDIRCKLTGSYVVQAPVILCQKALK comes from the exons ATGAAGTTCCTTTTCGTCGTAATTTTACTGGTTTGCACCAACTTGCTTTTTTCTCAAAGGGGAAATGCAATAACAGGACCGCAG gGTTGTGGAACTACGAGCAAATCCGAGGCAGTAAATATACACGTCCACTGCAGTGCCCAAGAGGAG AGTGCAGACAAATCCTCCGCGGAAGTCCAAG AACCTGCTTGTTCCACTGGGTGGGTTCAACATGGAAAGTCGTGTTACATTGTTATCGATATTCCAACCGCGGAGTGGGGCGCTGCGCGACGAAATTGTCTGAAATTGGGAGGAGATCTCGCAAAAATTACCTCCAACGATGAAAACCAGTTCCTCTACAACCTTATTGGCAATCAGACCTACACCCCAGCCTTTGGCGTTTGGTTGGGCCTTCACAGAAAGGCAGACGACAAGTTCTACTGGACAGACGACACCCTACCAGCGGTTTATAACAAATGGTCTTCTGGTGAACCGAACAATCCATCAACTGAAAGGTGTGGTCACCTCTATGGTAAATCAAGCAGTGGCAAACAACACTGGAACGACATACGTTGCAAACTAACGGGCAGTTATGTAGTCCAGGCTCCAGTAATTCTCTGCCAGAAAGCTTTAAAATGa
- the LOC136909080 gene encoding uncharacterized protein, with amino-acid sequence MTKFLFVVVFLICTNLLFSQRGNAITGPQGCGTTSKSKPINIHVHCSAQEKGEKGCGTTSKSEAINIHVHSSAREKDQKGEKGTPCDCGSPSADKSSAEVQEPSCSTGWVQHRKPCYIVMDILTAEWSAAPPNCLKFGGDLAKITRDDENQFPYNPIGNQTHTTHGELFSQGSRNSMPENLKIMLFFVLLSSFPLNFQP; translated from the exons ATGACGAAGTTCCTTTTCGTCGTAGTTTTTCTGATTTGCACCAACTTGCTTTTTTCTCAAAGGGGAAATGCAATAACAGGACCCCAG ggTTGTGGAACTACGAGCAAATCCAAGCCAATAAATATACACGTCCACTGCAGTGCCCAAGAGAAG ggTGAAAAGGGTTGTGGAACTACGAGCAAATCCGAGGCAATAAATATACACGTCCACAGCAGTGCCCGAGAGAAG GAccaaaaaggagagaaagggaCACCGTGCGACTGTGGATCACCG AGTGCAGACAAATCCTCCGCGGAAGTCCAAG aacCTTCTTGTTCCACTGGCTGGGTTCAACATAGAAAGCCGTGTTACATTGTTATGGATATTCTAACCGCGGAGTGGAGCGCTGCGCCACCAAATTGTCTGAAATTTGGAGGAGATCTCGCAAAAATTACCCGCGACGATGAAAACCAGTTCCCCTACAACCCTATTGGCAATCAGACCCACACGACTCACGGGGAGTTATTTAGCCAAGGCTCCCGTAATTCTATGCCAGAAAACCTTAAAATAATGctgttttttgttcttctttcttcctttccgTTGAACTTCCAACCGTAA